A DNA window from Novosphingobium sp. RL4 contains the following coding sequences:
- a CDS encoding substrate-binding domain-containing protein, whose protein sequence is MPPPSRPTMDDVARLAGVSRKTVSRLVNSSATISEHTRGLIEAAMAELGFAHRQPASAGLRPALIVLLHDGSDPALASVMETELLTQLQDGGPALAVHLLAADPAQRLQRFLAAHRPSGAILLPPLSSDPALAQMCAAAGVPCSRPGEPGLACDDRAAMAELVHWLAAEGHRRIGLVAGPETSPGPRLREQGYLDAMADRGGRGPPLVVSGNGTFESGIEAGLLLLDVSPRPSAIVCCNDEMAAGVLHAAARTGTSVPGELSVVGFGDTPLAARTLPPLTSMRVPWAAIAREALTRITDGAIARHTFAADLSLRGSVSRYTGEGIGSDPLIPPGRAAHFPGRVPPA, encoded by the coding sequence ATGCCACCTCCTTCGCGCCCCACCATGGACGATGTCGCCCGGCTCGCAGGGGTTTCGCGCAAGACCGTCAGCCGCCTGGTGAACAGCTCTGCAACCATCAGCGAACATACGCGCGGCCTTATCGAGGCGGCGATGGCGGAACTGGGCTTCGCGCATCGCCAACCGGCCAGCGCAGGGCTTCGCCCCGCGCTCATCGTCCTACTGCACGACGGCTCGGACCCCGCCCTTGCCAGCGTGATGGAAACCGAACTTCTCACACAACTTCAGGACGGTGGCCCGGCCCTGGCCGTCCATCTGCTCGCCGCCGATCCCGCACAGCGATTGCAGCGGTTCCTGGCCGCTCACCGCCCGAGCGGCGCGATCCTGCTGCCGCCGCTCTCGTCCGATCCCGCCCTTGCCCAAATGTGCGCAGCGGCGGGCGTGCCCTGCTCCCGGCCCGGCGAACCCGGCCTTGCCTGTGACGACCGCGCGGCGATGGCCGAACTCGTGCACTGGCTGGCGGCCGAAGGGCATCGCCGCATCGGCCTTGTCGCCGGACCGGAAACCTCGCCCGGACCGCGCCTGCGCGAACAGGGCTACCTCGATGCCATGGCGGACCGGGGCGGAAGGGGGCCGCCCCTCGTCGTTTCCGGGAACGGCACTTTCGAATCGGGGATCGAGGCGGGCCTGCTCCTGCTCGACGTCAGCCCCCGCCCCAGCGCGATCGTCTGCTGCAACGACGAGATGGCGGCCGGCGTTCTCCATGCCGCCGCGCGAACCGGAACTTCGGTGCCGGGTGAACTCTCGGTCGTGGGGTTCGGCGATACGCCGCTGGCGGCCCGGACCCTGCCGCCACTCACATCGATGCGCGTCCCCTGGGCCGCCATCGCGCGAGAGGCGCTCACCCGGATCACGGACGGAGCAATCGCCCGCCACACCTTCGCGGCCGACCTCAGCCTGCGCGGCTCGGTCAGCCGCTACACCGGGGAAGGCATCGGCTCC